ATTTAATCTAAAATTTCACATGAAATGCTCTATGTTCgatcaataataaaaataaaattactcACTAAGATCTTAAAACCCCAATTTATCAAACGTGTACCAGATGGTTGTCTTAAGAGCATCTTAATTGGATAAATATTCATAATTTTGTCCACCTACAACCTAAATTACGTTCTTCAAATGTAAAATGCGCAGTACACAGTTATGCCCAAGCTGTGTTTTTTTTAACAAAGTACATAGAGCTCCAATAGATTAAGAATGTGCGCGAGCAGGCAGGACACCAAATTATTTCACTATTGACAACACTACTAACTTATTACTGTACGATTCAATAATTAGAAGCATTATGATGAACGTCTAATAAGCAGAGCTATACAAAATGAACATGTATTATAAGTAGCAATAGAACCCTTAGATGAAATGAGTTCAGCGGTAGCAATTTTAGCAAGATTCAACATGAAGGCGCAGCAACAAAATAAGGAGTAATACATTAAAATCCAAGACAATCTTAAGTAACATATTAATAAAGATGGTGAAAAGCAAAAACCATTTCATAATGATCTCACCTAAAAGCTATGGCACCACGGCGACAAAGCATATACAGACATGTACAACGACTACATTGTTGTACTCATTAAGCAGGCAATAACAATATAAAAAAGTAGTAAATGAGCAAATGCCAAACAAATGCTTAATATACAACTTTCATAATGCATTGAAAACAATACAAGAACATTTTAGGAAGAAAAAAAATACAGAGGACTTCTAAAGGTTAGCTGAACTGCAAACGATAATATGTCATCAAAAGAAACTAGTAGAAGTATCTTTTACACTGGATTGAGATATTTACATACACACATAAGTATGCAGACAATAAAGAACGTCAGTTCTTACGATGAGAATGGAGTTTGAGAGCTCATTATGCACGAGCAGTAAATCACTGTGATCAACCCCAAATCAAAACAGCCGCATAAAATATATCCTCACTTGAAATCTTACTTGGGAAAAATTCAATCACCCAACAACAAAGATCAAAACTTTCAACAAATTACACACCAAAAATCCACAGAAACCACTACCATCAACTGAATCACAAATGGAAATCAAATAGAAGATGAACAAATACTAGAGGAGAAAAAACGTAACAAACTGAACTCCTTACTCAATAAGAGAATGAAACCATAAAAAGAATCATTAATATAAACAATACTAGTACAAACTTACTTAATTTACTTAATTTTAACATCAAAGAACCAACTAATCAGCATTATACCAACATAACAAGTGTAATTTATGTATATAAGACTGATTTAACCCTAAAAAGACGGGTTTAATTTTAATTTCCCAAATTTGTGTTAAGATTAGTGAGGCATTCAATGCCTTTCAAAGAAGGATTGTACCTGGTGGCAGAGAAGGCGGCGGTGGAGTTGGCAGGCGGCGGCGGAGTTGGCAGGCATTGGCTGGTGGCAGCCCTGGTGGAGGGAGAGAAAAAAAgataaagaaaaggaaaataaaaggaTAAAGAAGAGAGGAAGGAGAGAGGAAAGAGGGCACCTAGTGGCAGAAGTAGCGACAGCGGAGGTGGAGGCGGCAGGCGGTGGTCGCCGGAGGGAAGGAGGGTGGTGGAGGCGTAGAATTTGGGGGTAAGGGTTAgggtttgtaaaattaaaattaagttaGGGAATGGGGATAAGAGAGTGAGATATTTGTCGTGTGTTTTTTAATATGGTTAAAGAAaattctgacggaatttccgtcactgtTACACTGattaccgacggaatttccgttagGATTTTCCTCTCAATAATTGCCTAATTGGCATCTATATGAAGGCTttatctgacggaatttccgtcagtaattaCAAATTATTGACCGATTTTTTGTCAGTAACCTTTGGCGTCAttgacttggtcaacgcgccaagtagtcctgacggaatttccgttagGAAAGAATTACTAACGGAAATTCCTTTAGGAATCCGTCACTTTCCCGCGTTCTCCGACGACGCTATTTTTCCGTCAGTAAACCGCGTTAATTTTGtaatggaagaggcgcagcagatgctgcatcATTTCTCCAGTTTGTCAGTCCTCGACAGAATTTAGGAAATAGCAAATAGTATAAATAGTGTTGGGTTCTCTtaattgatgatgacatacccATTTAACCTGTGTTTTCTTAGTTTATTATTTCAGGCTTAATCGATCAATTTGCTTATTCTAATCACTCAAGGATCGTCAAGTATTTCCTACCCAAGTCATAGAGTCGTTTGGTCATGTATCGGTCATGATATGTAAAAGTTGGAAGAGTAGAATACTTTTAACAGTGACAGTCTGACATACCGTTACCTATAACGGGTAATGGTATTCTTGACTATCTAGTTTGACccgtcacacttgaagcaacctttTCATCTCAAATATTTTACTAATAGGCTCTCTCAAATCAGTTTGGACATCTTAAAATATTTAAAAAAGTGGTGTGGTAAAAAGAGTTTGTAAAGACTAGTTCAAAAGATTTCCCTTTTCATGAAACATCTTTTTCTTATCTTTCCATGAACCTTGTTTGGCTCTTTCCTTGTTTATCAATGGATTGTCCTCTTGCTAATGGCATCTCTTCCTTGTTTCTGAAAACCCACGGATATTTTGAGGCTAAATACAAACTCTCTTTTCTTCCTTTTGCTCCTTAGACTAGTTTGGGAGTCAAAGCCAAGGGTCTATTCGCACTTGGCAATGCTATAACTATTAAAAGATGGGTCATCGAGCTTTTGAGGGCAGGAGTGCACCGCGGAATGGGAATGGAGGAGGAGCTCATGGTGGTTATCGCACACCAGCAccgagttatgctagtaacaggccctCGGGCCAGTACAACAATCAGAGGAGTTACGGTAATTACAACAACAATCAGAGTCGCTACAACGGTGGATCATACCAGAAATCGGGGAATGGAGGAAATCAAGCTAGTAGTGCCAAGCCAACTACTTCGGCTAGCACGGTTCAGAATGATGGTAAATCAAGtggtaagctgtttatgatggggAAAGAAGCTGCAGAGAATGATGCTCACGTGAGTACTGGTACATTTCTAGTTAACTCCATaccttcttttgttttgttcgacTCGGGAGCGACCCATTCTTTCGTATCTAGTGAACATGCTAGGACCCTTGGGTTAATTAATTATGAGGATATAACGGATGATGTTTTAATACCTTCTGGAGAGTCAGTTAAGTGTCGAAAAGTGTATAAAAATGTGTCAGTCCTGATTGGAGAAGTTATGTTTTCTGCTAACCTTATCGACTTTCCTTTGGGGGGATTTGAAATTATacttgggatggattggctgagTGCATATAGAGCCCATATTGACTGTCATCAGAAGAAAGTGTATATTAAGGGACCTAAAGGAGTTAGAGTGTCATATAAGGGATTTGTAGTGAAACCAAGAATAAAGCTTATATCAACAACTACCTTCAAGTCTTGTTGGAGAAAGGGTTGTCCAATGATCTTATGTCATGTGTGGGATACAAGCCTTGAGACACTGAATGCGACAGACATTGCGGTGGTGAGCGAGTTTACAGATGTATTTCCTGAGGAGATTCCtgggttaccaccgaagagggacCTGGATTCAGTGCGGAGTTAAGGCCTGGTATGGGACCTATCTCTAAGGCTCCCTACCGCATGGGACCTAAAGaattggaagagttgaagaaacagctaGAAGAGTTGCTTGACAAGGGGTatattagaccaagtgtatcgccctGGGGTGCATCAGTTCTattcgtaaagaagaaagatgggagtttaagACTTTGCATCaattacagagagttgaacaaTGCCACGATTAAGAACAGATATCCTCTACCACATATTAATGACCTCTTTCATCAATTGAGTGGAGCTTGGGTATTCTCCAAGATCGATTTGAGATCGGGATACCATCAGCTGAGGATAAAGGATGGAGATATACCAAAGACAGCATTCAGAACTCGATATGGACACTATGAATTTGTGGTCATGCCTTTTGGGTtaactaatgcaccggcagtgtttatggacctAATGAACCGGGTATTTAATCCATATCTTGATCAATTCGTCGTTGTTTTTATCGATGATATTTTGGTATACTTGAAGAACAGGGAGGATCATgcggagcatctgaggattgtatTGCAAACTCTGAGAGATAACCAGCTTTATGCCAAGTTGAgtaagtgtgaattttggttagAGAAGGTGGCATTCTTGGGTCATGTGGTATCCAAGGAGGAAGTTTCTGTTGATCCTACCAAGATTGAGGCGGTgtctaagtgggaagcaccaaagaatgttgttgAAGTGAGAAGTTTTCTGGATCTAGCTGGGTATTACCAAACGTTTGTCAAGGACTTTTCAAAGATAGCTAAACCACTGACGacattgatgaggaaggagaaccGATTCACCTGGGATGAGGCTTGTGAAACAGCATTTTTAACTCTGAAAGATCGTTTAACTACGGCACCTATCTTGGCCTTGACAGAGGGAAGTGAGAATTTTGAGGTATACACTGACGCTTCTAAGAATGGATTGGGTtgcgtgttgatgcagaatggaaaAGTCATCGCATATGCTTCACGTCAACTGAAGCCTTATGAAGAAAACTACCCAACTCATGATCTGGAACTGGGAGCAGTGGTTTTTGCATTGAAGCTATGGAGGCACTACCTATATGGCGCAACCTTCAAGGTATTCTCTGATCATAAAAGCTTGAAATATATTTATACTCAGAAAGAGCTTAATATGAGATAGAGGCGATGGACTGAACTAatcggggactatgacatggaaataATCTATCATGAGGGTAAAGCAAATGTGGTAGCTGATGCGTTAAGCAGGAAATCAGTACATGCTTTATGTATGGCTATGTCACAAGTTAGGCTTCGAGATGAAGTAAAAAGGATGGGCATTTCTATGATCAGAAAGGGGGATGTGGTAAGTGATTTAACCATTGAACCAGAACTTTATATGGAAATTCGCGAAAAACAGAGTGTTGACTCGAGGTTGGTTGGTTGGCGTGCCATTGTAGAGAGGCGAGAGCCGTCAAGGTTCCaaattcatacagatggtagcctAAGATTCAaagggagatggtgtgtaccagATGATGAAGAGCTAAAGCGAAATATTTTGATTGAGGCACATAATACTCCTTATTTTGTGCATCCGGGGGGAGATAAACTTTATAAATATCTTAAGAAGACCTTCTGGTAGCCGGGTATGAAAAAGCaggtggcataattcgtggcgcgaTGCTTGACTTGCCAGCGAGTGAAAGGAAGCATAAAAGACCACAAGGTAAAGTGCAATCCTTAGATGTACCAGAATGGAAGTGGGAAagtatttccatggattttattgtggggttacctcgTACACAGAAAGGAAATAACATGCTATAGGTTGTGGTGGACCGCCTTACCAAGAGTGCTCATTTTAtacccatgaaagatacttggaacaaAGTTGAGCTAGCAAAGGCTTATTGCAAGTGTGTAGTGAAATTACATGGCATGCGTAAGGATATTGTATCTGACAGGGACTCGAGATTTATTTCGCGATTTTGGCAGGAGTTGCAGAGTGCTATGGGTacgaccttgaagatgagtactgcttttcatccaGCTACAGATGGGCAAACTGAACGAACTATCCAAACCTTAGAGGATATGCTGAGAGCTTGTGTGCTAGAATTTGGTGGATCATGGGAAGATAgattggacttgatagaattttcatacaataacagctatcatgctagtattgggatggcgccatttgaagctttgtatgggaggaaatGCAGAAGTCTTGTCTGCTAGGATGATGTGACTGATTCAGTAGTGTTGGGGCCTAAAATAATTCAGGAGATGGTAGAGCAAGTGCACATTATCCGTCAGAaaatgagagcagctcaggatcgtcaAAAGAGCTATGCTGATTTTAAGAGGAGCAACATGGAATTTtcagttggggataaggttctgtTAAAGGTGTCACCAATGAAGGgtgtcatgagatttgggaagagaggTAAACTGTGCCAGAAATATATAGGACTGTATGAGATTACTGatagagttggggaagtggcttaccgGTTGGCACTACCTCCAGCTCTAGCGAGAGTTCATAACGTGTTTCATGTGTCACAACTGAGGAAGTATGTTAGTGACCCTCTCACATACTTAAGCCAGACGTCATAGAGATGGATGAATCTTTGAGTTATGTGGAAGTTTCCAAAGAAATTCTGGATCGGAAGGTACGAAAGACAAGAAATGGGGAGACTGTGCTAGTAAACGTTTTGCGGTCTAACCATAATGTCGAGGAAGCAACCTGGGAAGTGGAAGATAAGATGAAAGATATGTACTCATAACTTTTTAATCAGGTATGAGCTAGGtaacggggacgtaaccttcttTTTAGGGGGATGGTATGTCACAAAACAAGTTTATTAAGGAATTTCGCGTGTTAGTGTGCACTTTTGCATATGTATTGTTTTATATGGGGATTTTGGGTTAGTTGATGGGTGTgcgaacttcgggatgaagttcatttttaggggggaagactgtaataccccgtatttataAGACTAGTAAGCTCGTCATGTATAAGTGAAGGTGCCTTTGTATACTGAATTTTTAATGTGTTGTGTGACCTCGTCCATCAGGGCTGTCGATCGACATGGGGTTGAGGTCAATCGACATAATGTGTTATGTGACCTCGTCTATTAGGGCTATCGATCGAGATAGTGTGCTCTGCTCGTCTATCAGGGCTGTCGATCGACATTGGGTTGAGGTCGATCGACATAGTGTCAGACGGGTGGTTATGGGCTTGTTTATTTTAATTGCTTCTTAATCTAATCCTAAACTTAAGCCTATATAAACCCCATCCCTATCATTCATAAACCCTTTTATCAGTTAAGATGAAAACACAAACAAATCGACATCCTTTACCATCGAAGGCCGAGTGAAGAAGGGATTGAAGGGACGCGGGACTCGAACGGCAGTCCGTCTTAATTCACACCCCAATATTTGTAAGTTCTAGTAATTTCGTAATTCGGTCCTCATGAGTCGTATTGCTATATTATTACGTAGTATTCTTGTGCCCTAGTCGAGATGAGGGGATCGATTAAGAATTACATATAGTTGAACAATGAATTGAGTTTGCATATAGCCTTACTTGGACCGTAGGAGAACTGGTTCAAAggtttaaaactcgtcgtcaaaagttacccaaccaaaataatatttataacttcaccaactactcttagtaaagaggcaagtaaaggtcggatcccaagggacgggtattgatgtaggattttcaattgtaaatggtcgtgtcttagggtgtcacaatttggggttgagatagtagatcaattaaaactaatcaacaataaaaaaaaaagcaaGGTAAATAGAatgaaggtgtaaacaattgattaaaagcactagggtatcatgggttcataggggattcatgggagttgatcatacaaacatgttctcaaattataagcaagcaattattgttgtgatggggatcgagttagtgtatatcttacaatccctaagaaggtttgggtcccggagccgaatcgatcagattgtacaacacctacaagtcgacttaatccttcctattcaacattatgcatggtctaatgaggctcgagttggtttatgtcttacaagcttcattgaaaagataagtgatgggtaaaaaatgcaaggattcataggctcgcatttcatcaaacataatatgtgcataagttgaaatcacaacaagcaagcaaataaattatgtgaacatattagattaaacatgaatcattccccatgttggttcccctaattacccattaaccctagctaaggaaactactcactcatgatcaagtttaacatgctaacaaggttgtgaatcatattaacaaggcaaaacatgatgaatgaatgaaaatgattaacaataattaaagcaaggattaagagaattatacctatggagattccaaaataataatgcaaagaataatagaagtacttgatgattaatggaaggctgtcaatctcccaataaacccaaatgatcttctaattacccaaaataaatgatgaacaatcgagaaattaaggaaagattaagtattgagatttgtattaagactagattaagagttgattacaagattaaggaatgattactaattgattaccACTTGATTAAAGAAGTATTAAGAGAGcttgctaatctaagtagtacaatggggtatttatactaaagattaggtacataaattagggttactaagggcttaaatgactattaagtccttaagaaaagttaaggaaatgctcctctccaaggagatgagcatctccgttttgctagtcttggcacgggacgagcgtctttgggatAGGCACGGGTTCCCCGTTGTAAGATCCGAACGGATTGtcaggggagacgctcggatcatcttgtttcaggacgagcgtcttcagcacgggacgctcggattgtggtgatgggagacgctcggatcgtctgtgatccgctcggatcccatgGCAGGcagcttttcttcttttcttccttcataatccgcgaggatcaatctagggatgcaaggatcctttcgtcattgcccaatctacttcattatctacataggccatctagtattgtcttccccttaatgcttggtcattatatgcgatcaatttagctccatttcgccatgtaaatgcaaggtttgcactcctctcctaccaaggaaacaaaacctcaaagaatatgcaaagtgggaaactaaagatagtaaacgtctcaattatgcactaaaaagcataggaacgaggtagattcggggactaaatgtgcccaaatatgagtcacatcaaacatccccaaaccgaacctttgctcgtcccgagtaaataggtgacaaaaactaggacctttattcaaactaacctactaatatagccgatgtgagacaattagcaggtctcactccgccccttcaactcacaacaagacaaccatgaggtaggatgccttcttgcaaggcaaggtgggtcttgtcaaaatggcgacacatccaatcattaaagcacataaaacaagtaatggatgcatctacaaaagaatagccgctttcctcatctaagtggcggaaattatttacaagggaaacaatctaatggtacacattccattatagatacaatttattcaagttactaagcctagaaggatactaataaatcacctccaagttgtgtcaagctagggtacctttgtcctcaattgttaaatgcttttgtcaagagtagtctccctatggtgttagaaacactggaggatcgcggaattccccttcttgcctaaacaagaagaagggtcgtcccctctctaccatgcataaaagtggattcgatggaaaagggGTCGATAGTAtatgagtttcatatgggagtttgcttttgttggaatttgacattttgagaacattttctttgccatttcttttgatgtttggcatttcaatacttgacaactttcaacttttgcattttcttttgaacattttcaaagtcaccccaattagtaacgagggtgccttatatttgaagcataggagttttcatttttgttactcctcttttctttgatgcaattgcaaactttttcttttcttttcatttcttgaactcaaatttgaacaatttttgtgcccattccctttttgatgacaataTATGGTAGAAcgtggatgatggttgcatggtttcaagggtcaccttggaataaacggcagccaaggagttatcacaccacaaggtactcttgactaggccttaatccatgggtcaaaggatactagcatgacacatactagggtgttttacaagcattctagtAAGCAAAGTCTcaaaaagaaaaagtatctataaGGGCCTATaaacacttgtcaagtttcccaaatagatgttttcacaaaaaatttccaaaatgcaactacatgccatgatgcaactaaaatTTAtgcaacctaatgcatatgcttctaccaactagtatgccatataagctaaatgcaatcctataatcacattatttcataccgcatcaatcaaaataaagccacatagtcattaacataaagaggaaaaaggagattggaaagatcataccatgcggtcttcatgatcctcatgtctccgATGTGGCgcagtcgatcaatgtgaaaaaggatagacaaacaaacaaacaatatatacaatatatacaattctacactataaaggaatgaacatgtttttgattttttcaatttttcaaatttttatgggtttttgtttatgaaataaaaagacatgtttttgtatttttcaaaaattttcaatttttatcatttttgttttataagtcatgttagaatttcccatccccacactagtatgtgcattgtcctcaatggccaatacgataggaaattatgcaaactatatgaaaatgcatgatttctatactaaatgcaaactatatgatatataaacaaaagtgaatgcaaactaagctatgttatatgatgcatgaatttttgtttgattggagagcataatttaaattaactcccaatgcttatgcttgaacttccccaaaccaagtgacAGTGAGGGAATTCATGCATAAAAATGCTATGCatgcaactaaacttgtcattttggatttttcatggtgggagcaataaaagacacctcaatgAGACCGGGGTGGGAGTCCTCTATGTGGTGCTAGGACTCAATACTCATGATCAAGAATAAATTAAAAATGTtataaagacaaagctaaaaggaggggtaggaaactcacaatgggtaGTGGTATCCTCCAAAAGATTGTCTAATCCCTCAATCGTCGCTCATGGCGACATCGCttccatcatcatcctcatcatcaacttcttcactagcatcatcatcatcaccatctacctccatagacccggaggcttcaccatcatcactcgagctttcttcttcctcctcacctccctcttgttcttcaccttcttcttcttcttcactactctcaacaacaacctccttATCACCCATGCTAGCATCCCTAGGAGCATTAGGAAATAAGAAtttcctatccgcccaactacgtaaaggacatgatgggtcaaggagtccttgcctagctaggtgtaagaggggcggatattgagctctatatgtattgactcggtcttcataggcttgcttgtgcatgtgTTGCATCaatagagtcaagtaatcattatCTACCGCAACATCTTCAGGTTGGAATTCTTGGTAGGTAaacgggtagggtggagtgaCAATAGAGGAGGATGAGGATTCGGCAATGTCCTCCGTTTGTTGTTGTATAATCAattcggcttcctcggagagtggaagaagatagTTTGTCCTACGGACATTGAGTCGGCATATTTTGCTTGGTaaaatgaaggacttggcatcttttgtaagccactcaaatttgttgtaAAGATTGtcgttcttgacccaatggaatttgtgaaccatagtggctagatcaatgaggtGGTCTTCCTTAACCGGTTTATAAGTGTTATCTTTGCTGAAATTCCGGTTGAAATGCTTTGCCAACCAtgttaccaatcccccatttacTATAAAGGCCGCACCTTCCTTGCCATGGTCAATATTAAGCCACCTTTCGATTAAAAGTTGGAGAATATTGTATCTCGTGGTGAACTTCTTATCGACATTCAAGGTTGACTCGAGATAGATGAAATCAAGTTCGGTAAAATGATTAGTCCCCTTCCTAGCAATTAAAGTGTTCctaacaaccttgtgccatacccttatacccggatggtggacataaagggcacgacaatCATGGTAAGACGTAAACTTTCTTccggtaatagccttccataaagGAGCGGGATCATATTTTGTTGGAGGTTTCTTCACATAGGTCGAGTCATTACTAagaccaaaaattttaccaaacGCACCAAAGCCCATCTTTCTATccacattctcaaggcggaattcaatgttcgttcgagtctccacctttgtaactttcaatgagcttagaaattccaaggtgagggaggggtaggtcaattcttgcatatcaAACAATGTAAgcaatcccatagactcaaagaagttcttggtcctttcaaggcacccaatttggtcaaggcatcttggcaaataaacttggtgggtaaaaccgacttcttagcaagagacacaaaatttttcctatgagaatcggatgtgaaagttacctccggatatttttctagttgctcaataactgggatagaagtagtagcttccaccataggaatAAGAGTTTCTTGAGTTTCCTCTCTTGCTTGATGTATTACCAAAGCCTTGGAAGCTTGAAgtgcttgttgccttttggaaaggttTTGTTTTGTGGATGTCTTGCTTCCACCTTTGGTCCtagccattgttcttctcctttGTATGTATCAACAACCAAAGATTTGCTTGAATTCTTGTGTTATGCTCAAGCTTCAATaaaacccaaatcgatttaggattttcgaattttGCCCTTAatcctagaaaatcgattcaattctTGAGGATTTGGATGTTAAGATGGCTTTTTGTTGATAtaggagtgatttgtttgagttttgaggaagtttggaattgatttggttgaggaaattgatttttgtggatggagggattgaggaTTTTGAGGGTTTTGGATGTGTGTTTGTTTTAAATGAAGGAAATGAAGTGGGAAAAGGGGATTTAAATCCCGTGTTTTTGAATTTCAGtagggggagacgagcgtcttctttctGGAACGCTCGGATTTTAGTTCAGTCAGTTTTAAGAAATGAAGCCcgtgctgagacgagcgtcttcaggaggagacgagcggattgttgtctggagacgagcggattcttttgaggacgctcggattccaggtCAGAGTGAAATCCCAGATTTTGGTGcaaccaggacgagcggattctctctaagacgagcgtctttgggttGAGACGAACGGATTcttgaggagacgctcggattcttacCCAGTGCAAATTCTTCCTTTCCAGCTCAGCCAGGACGAGCGTATTTcagtcaggacgctcggattttcatcCAGGACGAGCGGGTTCTtcttgagacgctcggattgctcttgtacctcacggattcagttccaccagTGGGTATTTCCATAACCCAAGTCATTCCGTCTTCgttcctttggtcttcattgtgggggcactacgaaggcttggatagcctaggaaattgctatccccacactaggttaaaacactacacatcaa
The Silene latifolia isolate original U9 population chromosome 11, ASM4854445v1, whole genome shotgun sequence genome window above contains:
- the LOC141613651 gene encoding uncharacterized protein LOC141613651, which codes for MEIIYHEGKANVVADALSRKSVHALCMAMSQVRLRDEVKRMGISMIRKGDVVSDLTIEPELYMEIREKQSVDSRLVGWRAIVERREPSRFQIHTDGSLRFKGRWCVPDDEELKRNILIEAHNTPYFVHPGGDKLYKYLKKTFW
- the LOC141613652 gene encoding uncharacterized protein LOC141613652 encodes the protein MKDTWNKVELAKAYCKCVVKLHGMRKDIVSDRDSRFISRFWQELQSAMGTTLKMSTAFHPATDGQTERTIQTLEDMLRACEMVEQVHIIRQKMRAAQDRQKSYADFKRSNMEFSVGDKVLLKVSPMKGVMRFGKRGKLCQKYIGLYEITDRVGEVAYRLALPPALARVHNVFHVSQLRKYVSDPLTYLSQTS